From Thalassotalea euphylliae, the proteins below share one genomic window:
- the acnD gene encoding Fe/S-dependent 2-methylisocitrate dehydratase AcnD, whose product MNTNYRKLLAGTQLDYFDTRQAIEDIEPGSYQKLPYTSRVLAEQLVRRCEPENLTAALQQIIGNKRDLDFPWYPARVVCHDILGQTALVDLAGLRDAIAEQGGDPAKVNPVVPTQLIVDHSLAVEHGGFEPEAFEKNRAIEDRRNEDRFHFIEWTKTAFENVDVIPAGNGIMHQINLEKMSPVVQARDGVAFPDTCVGTDSHTPHVDALGVIAIGVGGLEAETVMLGRPSMMRLPDIVGVKLVGKRQSGITATDIVLAITEFLRNEKVVSSYLEFFGEGAASLTIGDRATISNMTPEYGASAGMFYIDQQTLDYLTITGREPEQVALVETYAKTTGLWADDLANAEYERVLTFDLSSVTRNMAGPSNPHRRLPTSALQEQGIAGQWQSPELDNWQGHMPDGACIIAAITSCTNTSNPRNVVAAGLVAKRANALGLVRKPWVKTSFAPGSKVAKLYLEEAGLLSELEQLGFGIVAYACTTCNGMSGALDPNIQQEVIDRDLYATAVLSGNRNFDGRIHPYAKQAFLASPPLVVAYAIAGTVRFDIEQDALGVDNNGQPITLKDIWPSDEEIDAIVDAAVKPEQFKKIYEPMFARGKEINRDKAFSPDIDLQVDFGDAPNSSTDPLYAWREMSTYIRRPPYWATEGDGALAGKRTMTGMRPLAVLGDNITTDHLSPSNAILASSAAGEYLAKMGLPEEDFNSYATHRGDHLTAQRATFANPKLFNEMCRDNSGELVQGSLARVEPEGVQMRMWEAIETYMTRKQPLCIIAGADYGQGSSRDWAAKGVRLAGVEVIVAEGFERIHRTNLIGMGVLPLEFINGDTRKTYQIDGSETFGVKGTTSPGGAMTVVMTRQQGESAGEQVKIPVKCRLDTAEEVVVHAAGGVLQKFAQDFLATTGLESERG is encoded by the coding sequence ATGAATACAAATTACCGTAAGCTACTGGCTGGTACTCAGCTAGATTATTTCGATACCCGCCAAGCAATTGAAGATATTGAACCGGGTAGTTATCAAAAATTACCTTATACATCGCGCGTATTGGCAGAGCAATTGGTGCGCCGTTGTGAGCCCGAAAACCTGACGGCTGCGTTGCAGCAAATCATTGGTAACAAGCGTGATTTAGACTTTCCTTGGTATCCCGCGCGCGTGGTTTGTCACGATATTTTAGGGCAAACAGCGTTAGTAGACCTTGCTGGCCTGCGTGACGCAATTGCAGAGCAAGGTGGTGATCCTGCGAAGGTCAACCCTGTCGTGCCAACCCAACTGATCGTTGACCACTCGTTAGCGGTTGAACACGGAGGCTTTGAACCAGAGGCATTTGAAAAAAACCGCGCCATTGAAGACAGACGAAACGAAGACAGGTTCCACTTTATTGAGTGGACAAAAACGGCATTTGAGAATGTTGATGTGATCCCCGCGGGTAATGGCATCATGCATCAAATCAACCTAGAAAAGATGTCGCCAGTTGTGCAAGCGCGAGACGGTGTTGCATTCCCTGATACTTGTGTAGGGACAGATTCGCATACTCCTCATGTTGATGCTTTGGGGGTTATTGCCATTGGCGTTGGTGGCCTTGAAGCAGAAACTGTGATGCTTGGTCGACCTTCGATGATGCGTTTACCGGATATTGTTGGTGTTAAGCTAGTGGGTAAGCGCCAGAGTGGGATCACGGCAACCGATATTGTCTTGGCGATCACTGAATTTTTGCGAAATGAGAAAGTGGTTTCCAGCTACCTTGAATTTTTCGGTGAAGGGGCTGCCAGTTTAACCATTGGCGATCGGGCAACAATTTCTAATATGACCCCGGAATATGGCGCATCGGCAGGCATGTTCTATATCGATCAACAAACGCTAGACTACTTGACCATTACCGGCCGAGAGCCAGAGCAAGTGGCTTTAGTTGAAACGTACGCTAAAACCACAGGGTTGTGGGCGGATGATCTGGCAAATGCCGAATACGAGCGCGTTTTAACATTTGATTTATCCAGCGTAACGCGCAATATGGCTGGCCCTTCCAATCCGCATCGCCGTTTGCCAACGTCAGCTTTGCAAGAGCAGGGTATCGCAGGGCAGTGGCAATCACCAGAGCTGGATAATTGGCAAGGTCATATGCCAGATGGCGCTTGTATTATTGCCGCGATTACTTCGTGTACCAATACCTCAAACCCACGTAATGTGGTCGCAGCGGGGTTAGTGGCTAAGCGCGCCAATGCATTGGGCTTAGTGCGTAAACCTTGGGTGAAAACATCATTTGCACCGGGTTCAAAAGTCGCCAAGCTTTATCTTGAAGAAGCAGGGTTATTATCAGAGCTTGAACAATTAGGCTTTGGTATTGTCGCCTACGCTTGTACCACGTGTAATGGTATGTCAGGGGCGCTTGATCCCAACATTCAACAAGAAGTCATTGACCGTGATTTGTACGCAACGGCAGTACTATCGGGCAATCGTAATTTTGATGGCCGCATTCACCCTTATGCAAAACAAGCCTTTTTGGCGTCTCCACCACTTGTCGTGGCCTATGCGATTGCAGGTACTGTTCGCTTTGACATCGAACAAGATGCACTTGGTGTTGATAACAATGGTCAGCCGATAACGCTTAAAGACATTTGGCCAAGTGATGAAGAAATTGATGCCATTGTCGATGCCGCAGTAAAACCTGAGCAATTTAAAAAGATTTACGAGCCCATGTTTGCTAGAGGTAAAGAGATTAATCGAGATAAAGCCTTTAGCCCAGACATAGATTTACAAGTTGATTTTGGCGACGCCCCCAATTCATCGACTGATCCACTGTATGCGTGGCGCGAAATGTCCACTTATATTCGCCGGCCGCCATACTGGGCGACAGAAGGCGATGGCGCCTTAGCTGGCAAGCGTACCATGACAGGTATGCGACCATTGGCGGTATTGGGGGATAACATCACGACCGATCACCTTTCACCGTCTAATGCGATATTGGCAAGCTCAGCCGCAGGTGAATACTTGGCGAAGATGGGGTTACCAGAAGAAGACTTTAACTCCTATGCTACTCATCGCGGCGACCACCTCACGGCGCAGCGTGCAACATTTGCTAACCCTAAATTGTTCAACGAAATGTGCCGCGATAACAGCGGCGAGCTAGTGCAAGGCTCGCTAGCACGTGTTGAGCCAGAAGGGGTGCAAATGCGAATGTGGGAAGCGATAGAAACTTATATGACACGTAAGCAACCACTGTGCATTATTGCTGGTGCTGATTACGGGCAAGGTTCATCGCGTGACTGGGCGGCCAAAGGGGTTCGCTTGGCAGGTGTTGAAGTGATTGTCGCCGAAGGCTTTGAGCGTATTCATCGCACGAACTTAATTGGCATGGGGGTGTTGCCGCTTGAATTTATAAATGGCGACACGCGTAAAACCTACCAAATTGACGGCAGCGAAACCTTTGGCGTCAAAGGCACAACATCGCCGGGCGGCGCGATGACAGTAGTGATGACGCGTCAACAAGGCGAGAGTGCTGGCGAGCAAGTTAAAATTCCAGTCAAATGTCGGTTGGATACGGCGGAAGAAGTGGTCGTGCACGCCGCAGGTGGTGTATTGCAAAAGTTTGCCCAAGACTTCCTAGCGACGACTGGCCTTGAAAGCGAACGAGGTTGA
- a CDS encoding GntR family transcriptional regulator, whose protein sequence is MSNNPTEFIPITTADKVFVQLQQAIVSGEIGAGTKISEPELAKQYQISRATLREALNRLEKCHLIERRANVGSKVVDCTIEGLLDLYITREALEGMACRQAAANMSEQEISAMKAMLAEHAKAKALQDGVAYYQEEGDLDFHYKVILGSHNQQLINLLCGQLYYLLRMYRCQFGMNSPRASKAFDEHSRIIEAIADRDGELAEMLMRRHIAASRKNIENKIAQLASVEHSLITDTTTG, encoded by the coding sequence ATGTCAAACAATCCTACCGAATTTATTCCTATTACGACGGCTGATAAAGTGTTTGTACAACTACAACAAGCCATTGTCAGTGGCGAGATTGGCGCAGGAACTAAAATTAGTGAGCCTGAGTTAGCCAAGCAATATCAAATTTCCCGCGCGACGTTGCGCGAAGCATTAAACCGTCTTGAAAAGTGTCACCTTATCGAGCGCAGAGCTAACGTTGGCTCCAAAGTTGTTGACTGTACTATCGAAGGGTTGCTTGATTTATATATCACTCGTGAAGCTCTTGAGGGGATGGCATGCCGTCAAGCCGCTGCGAACATGTCAGAGCAAGAAATCTCGGCAATGAAAGCCATGTTGGCTGAGCATGCTAAAGCAAAGGCATTGCAAGATGGCGTTGCCTATTACCAAGAAGAAGGTGATCTCGACTTTCACTATAAAGTCATCCTAGGTAGCCACAATCAACAGCTCATCAATTTGTTATGTGGGCAGCTTTACTATTTGTTGCGCATGTATCGCTGCCAGTTCGGCATGAATAGTCCAAGGGCAAGTAAAGCATTTGATGAGCATTCACGCATTATTGAAGCGATAGCCGATCGCGATGGCGAGCTGGCGGAAATGTTAATGCGTCGACATATTGCTGCATCGCGAAAAAATATTGAAAACAAAATTGCGCAGCTGGCATCAGTTGAGCACTCGCTAATTACAGACACTACAACAGGATAA
- a CDS encoding PilZ domain-containing protein codes for MDSLYMEFLTERDLYQSYMPFLKNGGLFVRTPEYFELGTEIELDVLLPDSLETSRVKGVICWLTPVGAQNGTPPGIGVSFIEDTENVRAQIEKMIARHLNSSEPTLTM; via the coding sequence ATGGATAGCTTGTATATGGAGTTCTTAACAGAGCGCGATTTATATCAGTCGTATATGCCATTTTTAAAAAATGGTGGCTTGTTTGTCAGAACACCAGAGTATTTTGAGTTAGGCACGGAAATTGAGCTAGATGTATTGTTGCCTGATTCGCTAGAGACATCTCGCGTTAAAGGTGTTATTTGTTGGTTAACGCCAGTTGGCGCGCAAAATGGTACGCCACCAGGTATCGGCGTGAGCTTTATCGAAGATACTGAAAATGTGCGTGCACAAATTGAGAAGATGATTGCTCGTCATCTCAATTCCTCAGAGCCAACGTTAACCATGTAA
- the prpB gene encoding methylisocitrate lyase, whose protein sequence is MSAGAKFRLALANNKPLQIVGTINAYCAMMAEQLGHQAIYLSGGGVANASYGLPDLGMTSLNDVIADVQRITSASNLPLMVDIDTGWGGAFNIAKTIRDMEKAGAAAVHIEDQVAQKRCGHRPNKEIVSTEEMVDRIKAAVDARTDDDFFIMARTDAFAQEGLEKALERAKAYVAAGADGIFAEAVQTQEHYRAFAEALDVPILANITEFGKTDLWNKAQLGEWGCAMVLYPLSAFRAMNKAAESVYKTILADGDQTAQIDNMQTRMELYDYLGYHEYEQKLDSLFAEGKNK, encoded by the coding sequence ATGTCAGCAGGAGCTAAATTTCGGCTTGCACTTGCCAACAATAAACCGCTACAGATTGTCGGCACTATCAACGCCTACTGCGCTATGATGGCAGAGCAATTGGGCCACCAAGCCATTTATCTATCAGGCGGTGGCGTGGCTAATGCTTCCTATGGGTTACCGGATTTGGGCATGACTTCGCTCAATGATGTTATCGCTGACGTGCAGCGTATTACCTCGGCATCAAACTTACCGTTAATGGTTGATATTGATACGGGGTGGGGCGGCGCATTTAACATTGCAAAAACTATTCGCGACATGGAAAAAGCTGGCGCGGCGGCGGTGCATATTGAAGATCAGGTTGCACAAAAGCGCTGTGGTCATCGACCAAATAAAGAAATTGTTTCTACCGAAGAAATGGTCGACCGCATTAAAGCGGCAGTGGATGCGCGTACTGACGATGATTTTTTTATCATGGCGCGCACCGATGCTTTTGCACAAGAAGGGCTAGAAAAGGCACTGGAACGTGCTAAAGCTTATGTTGCCGCGGGGGCTGATGGTATTTTTGCAGAAGCCGTGCAAACCCAAGAACATTACCGCGCCTTTGCTGAGGCGCTCGATGTGCCAATTTTAGCGAATATTACCGAATTTGGTAAAACCGATCTGTGGAATAAAGCGCAATTAGGCGAATGGGGTTGTGCCATGGTGCTATACCCGCTATCGGCGTTTAGAGCGATGAATAAAGCCGCTGAGTCGGTGTATAAAACGATATTGGCTGACGGCGACCAAACGGCGCAAATCGACAATATGCAAACCCGAATGGAATTATACGATTACTTAGGCTATCACGAGTATGAGCAAAAATTAGATTCTTTGTTCGCTGAAGGGAAAAATAAATAA
- a CDS encoding TatD family hydrolase, whose amino-acid sequence MYIDSHCHLDRLDLSGFNQSIANVVSSATAVGVEKMLCVSVTLEEFPSMVEKTRPFDNVYLSCGVHPLNQEQVTSIDQLEQLSATEKVIAIGETGLDYYYAPETKELQLDAFVKHIQVARNVKKPLIIHTRDARKDTIDLLRSEHGQDVGGILHCFTENWEMAKQAIDLGFYISFSGIVTFKNAHELREVAKQVPADRFLIETDSPYLAPVPHRGKQNQPAYVVEVAKHLASIRGCSVEDIAVQSTQNFNQLFDL is encoded by the coding sequence TTGTATATTGATTCCCACTGTCATTTAGATCGTCTCGATCTGTCTGGCTTTAACCAAAGCATTGCTAATGTTGTTTCTTCCGCAACTGCTGTTGGTGTCGAAAAAATGTTATGTGTGAGCGTTACGCTCGAAGAATTCCCGTCAATGGTGGAGAAAACACGCCCTTTTGATAACGTCTATTTATCTTGTGGTGTGCATCCATTAAACCAAGAACAAGTGACCTCCATTGACCAACTTGAGCAGCTTTCGGCAACCGAAAAGGTGATCGCCATTGGTGAAACCGGTTTGGATTACTATTACGCGCCAGAAACCAAAGAGCTGCAACTAGATGCCTTTGTTAAACATATCCAAGTTGCTCGCAATGTGAAAAAACCACTGATAATTCACACACGTGATGCGCGCAAAGATACCATCGACCTACTGCGCAGCGAGCATGGGCAAGACGTTGGCGGTATTTTACACTGCTTTACGGAAAACTGGGAAATGGCCAAACAAGCCATTGATTTGGGGTTTTATATTTCGTTTTCCGGTATTGTTACCTTTAAAAATGCTCATGAACTGAGGGAAGTGGCTAAGCAAGTTCCCGCTGATCGCTTCTTAATTGAAACCGACTCTCCTTATTTAGCGCCAGTACCGCATCGTGGTAAGCAAAATCAACCGGCTTATGTTGTTGAGGTGGCTAAACACCTTGCGAGTATTCGTGGCTGCTCAGTTGAAGATATCGCAGTGCAATCAACCCAGAACTTTAATCAGTTATTTGATTTATAA
- the mltG gene encoding endolytic transglycosylase MltG, producing the protein MIKKLALCMLLLATLMLALGIIGWQQMSNAMNTSLNIEKTQLITISTGETMHRFSQSLVEQKLIANRFWLRNYARLNPERAALKTGTYQVTSEDTLMSLIDKISQGKEYQAQITFIEGTTLKEWLVQLQNNPMIEASDASIKLEVLVEQLGLNIEQPEGWFFPDTYAFTVGTKDVELLKRAHQRMSVTLATEWQQRAPNLPYQTPYQALIMASIIEKETGLVSEQQRIASVFVNRLRKKMRLQTDPTVIYGLGERYQGDITRAHLREKTAYNTYRINGLPPTPIAMPGLSAIKAALNPEQSDYLYFVSKGNGSHQFSKTLTEHNQAVRKYQLGKS; encoded by the coding sequence ATGATCAAAAAGTTAGCACTATGCATGTTGCTGTTAGCAACGCTCATGTTAGCGCTAGGTATCATTGGCTGGCAGCAAATGTCGAACGCCATGAACACGTCATTAAATATCGAAAAAACGCAGCTAATCACTATATCGACAGGGGAAACCATGCATAGGTTTTCTCAGTCACTGGTGGAACAAAAGTTAATTGCCAACCGTTTTTGGTTGAGGAATTACGCGCGTTTAAATCCTGAGCGTGCTGCATTAAAAACGGGCACTTACCAAGTCACGTCAGAAGATACCTTGATGTCGCTAATCGACAAGATTTCACAAGGTAAAGAATACCAAGCGCAAATCACCTTTATCGAAGGAACTACCCTCAAAGAGTGGCTGGTGCAGCTACAAAATAATCCTATGATTGAAGCCAGTGACGCATCGATCAAGCTGGAAGTGCTGGTTGAACAACTTGGCTTGAACATTGAGCAGCCAGAGGGGTGGTTTTTTCCCGATACATACGCGTTTACCGTAGGTACTAAAGATGTTGAACTGTTAAAGCGCGCCCATCAACGAATGAGCGTGACATTAGCTACAGAGTGGCAACAAAGAGCGCCTAACTTACCTTATCAAACGCCATATCAAGCACTTATCATGGCGTCAATTATTGAAAAAGAGACTGGGCTGGTGAGCGAGCAACAGCGAATAGCCTCAGTGTTTGTTAATCGTTTAAGAAAAAAGATGCGGTTGCAAACCGACCCTACGGTTATTTATGGGTTGGGGGAGCGCTATCAAGGGGACATTACACGTGCTCACTTGAGAGAGAAAACCGCGTATAATACTTATCGCATAAACGGCTTGCCACCAACGCCAATAGCCATGCCAGGATTGTCTGCCATTAAAGCAGCGTTAAATCCAGAGCAAAGTGATTACTTGTATTTTGTCAGTAAGGGCAACGGCAGCCACCAATTTTCAAAAACGTTAACTGAACATAATCAAGCAGTTAGAAAATATCAGTTAGGAAAGTCTTAA
- the tmk gene encoding dTMP kinase, with protein MTSGKFIVVEGMEGAGKSSAIHVITDFLRAQQINFIQTREPGGTQLAEQLRDIVKSADHQETITQETELLLMYASRSQLLANVIQPALSQGTWVIGDRHDLSSRAYQGGGRQIGDEVMNTIADVTLKGFKPDLTLYLDIAPSIGLARARARGALDRIELEQMDFFERVHAKYQALTAADNTIVSIDASQEMAKVHQDIKQALEQFVG; from the coding sequence ATGACATCAGGTAAGTTTATTGTCGTTGAAGGCATGGAAGGGGCAGGTAAGTCATCTGCTATTCATGTTATTACCGATTTTTTACGCGCACAGCAAATCAACTTTATTCAAACTAGAGAGCCAGGTGGTACTCAGCTCGCCGAGCAATTGCGAGATATCGTTAAATCTGCAGATCATCAGGAAACAATTACGCAAGAAACCGAATTACTGTTAATGTATGCCAGCCGTAGTCAGCTGTTGGCCAATGTGATTCAGCCAGCCCTTAGCCAAGGTACTTGGGTGATAGGTGATCGCCACGATTTATCATCGCGTGCTTATCAAGGAGGAGGCCGTCAAATTGGTGATGAGGTCATGAATACTATCGCGGATGTAACGCTAAAGGGCTTTAAACCAGATCTGACCTTATACTTAGACATTGCGCCGAGTATTGGCTTAGCCAGGGCGCGGGCGCGTGGTGCGCTTGATCGTATTGAACTAGAGCAGATGGACTTCTTCGAACGAGTGCACGCCAAATACCAAGCACTTACCGCAGCAGACAACACCATAGTATCGATTGATGCCAGCCAAGAAATGGCAAAGGTGCATCAAGACATTAAGCAGGCATTGGAGCAATTTGTTGGCTAA
- the prpC gene encoding bifunctional 2-methylcitrate synthase/citrate synthase: MVDKKLGGAGLRGQSAGETALCTVGKTGSGLTYRGYDIKDLAAHAQFEEVAYLLLYGKLPNQAELTAYKSRLKGMRALPDALKTVLENIPKNAHPMDVMRTGCSMLGNLETEASDFSDQLDHMDRMLAVFPGLINYWYNYSHKGIRVDVETDADSIAEQFLWTLHNKKPEPLHVDVMHASLVLYAEHEFNASTFTGRVCASTLSDIHSVVTGAIGSLRGPLHGGANEAAMEMIENWQSADEAEANIMGMLERKEKIMGFGHAVYRESDPRNAIIKEWSKKLAEQVGDTRLYDVSERCEAVMWREKKLFCNADFFHASAYNFMGIPTKLFTPIFVCSRVAGWTAHAMEQRANNRIIRPSADYTGSDARDYVAIENR; encoded by the coding sequence ATGGTTGATAAGAAACTCGGTGGCGCAGGATTACGTGGGCAAAGCGCAGGCGAAACCGCCTTGTGTACCGTCGGTAAGACTGGCTCTGGATTAACTTACCGTGGCTACGACATTAAAGATCTTGCCGCTCATGCACAGTTTGAAGAAGTCGCCTATTTGTTGCTTTACGGCAAGCTTCCTAACCAAGCAGAGTTAACCGCTTATAAATCGCGTTTAAAAGGCATGCGCGCACTGCCTGATGCCTTAAAAACTGTGCTTGAGAATATTCCTAAAAATGCCCATCCAATGGACGTGATGCGCACTGGTTGCTCGATGCTTGGAAATTTGGAAACTGAAGCAAGTGACTTTTCCGACCAGCTTGATCATATGGATCGCATGCTAGCGGTTTTTCCGGGGTTAATTAATTACTGGTATAACTACAGCCACAAGGGGATTCGCGTTGATGTAGAAACCGATGCCGATTCTATTGCTGAACAGTTCCTTTGGACACTTCACAACAAAAAGCCTGAGCCTTTGCATGTTGATGTTATGCATGCGTCACTGGTGCTATATGCAGAGCATGAATTTAACGCGTCTACTTTTACCGGTCGTGTTTGTGCGTCAACCTTATCTGACATTCACTCGGTTGTTACTGGCGCTATTGGTTCGTTGCGTGGCCCATTACATGGTGGTGCCAACGAAGCGGCAATGGAGATGATTGAAAATTGGCAAAGCGCTGACGAAGCCGAAGCCAATATTATGGGGATGCTTGAGCGCAAAGAAAAAATCATGGGCTTTGGCCATGCGGTATATCGCGAGTCTGATCCGCGCAACGCCATCATCAAAGAGTGGTCGAAAAAGCTAGCAGAGCAGGTTGGTGATACGCGTTTATACGATGTCTCTGAGCGTTGTGAAGCAGTGATGTGGCGTGAGAAAAAACTCTTTTGTAATGCCGATTTCTTCCATGCCTCGGCATACAACTTTATGGGGATTCCCACTAAGCTATTTACGCCAATTTTTGTGTGTTCTCGCGTTGCTGGCTGGACAGCACATGCCATGGAGCAACGCGCGAACAATCGCATCATTAGGCCCTCGGCTGACTATACAGGCTCAGACGCGCGTGACTATGTTGCGATTGAAAACAGGTAG
- a CDS encoding nucleoside recognition domain-containing protein, giving the protein MLNKIWNSFFFLALFSSLYQWFFLGNGDIFSAVINSIFDMSKVTVEIAIGLIGILSFWLGMMKVAEQAGVINRIALIISPLFQKLMPQVPKGHPAMGSMTMNLSANFLGLDNAATPLGLKAMQDLQTLNPKKDTATDAQILFLVLNTSSVTLFPIAVFVYRAQQGAASPTDVFIPILLATFASSFAGLLAVAYKQKIQLMQKIILLYFSAGAALLMALIIYFAQLSSEALAQQSSILGNSLIFFTMIAFISAAMWRKVNVYDAFISGAKEGFETSIKLIPYLLAMLVAIGVLRASGALTLIVDTFRYLVASAGFDTAFVDAMPTALMKPLSGSGSRAMMIETMNTYGADSFAGRLASIMQGSTETTFYVLAVYFGSVGIRYTRHAVTCGLIADFAGMFAAICVCYWFFG; this is encoded by the coding sequence GTGTTAAATAAAATCTGGAACAGCTTCTTTTTTCTCGCTTTATTTTCTTCTTTATACCAGTGGTTTTTCCTTGGCAATGGCGATATTTTCTCGGCTGTTATTAACAGTATTTTCGACATGTCGAAAGTTACCGTCGAGATAGCCATAGGGTTGATCGGTATTCTCAGTTTTTGGCTTGGCATGATGAAAGTTGCAGAGCAAGCGGGCGTCATTAACCGCATTGCATTAATCATATCGCCCTTGTTTCAAAAATTAATGCCGCAAGTCCCCAAAGGCCATCCGGCAATGGGATCGATGACCATGAACTTGTCGGCTAATTTTTTAGGGTTAGACAACGCGGCAACGCCTCTAGGTTTGAAAGCAATGCAGGATTTGCAAACGCTAAACCCCAAAAAAGACACAGCAACCGATGCACAAATCTTGTTTTTGGTGCTCAACACCAGTTCGGTAACCTTGTTTCCTATCGCTGTGTTTGTTTATCGCGCCCAGCAAGGAGCGGCCAGCCCAACGGATGTCTTTATTCCTATTTTGCTCGCGACATTTGCTTCCAGCTTTGCTGGCTTACTAGCCGTTGCTTACAAACAGAAAATTCAGTTGATGCAAAAAATCATTTTGCTTTACTTTAGTGCCGGCGCAGCATTGTTGATGGCGTTAATTATCTATTTCGCCCAGTTAAGTAGTGAAGCGCTAGCGCAGCAATCATCTATTTTAGGCAATTCTCTTATCTTCTTTACCATGATCGCGTTTATCTCGGCGGCGATGTGGCGCAAAGTGAACGTTTATGACGCCTTTATTAGTGGTGCGAAAGAAGGTTTTGAAACTAGTATTAAGTTAATTCCTTATTTGCTTGCCATGTTGGTTGCCATCGGCGTTTTACGCGCAAGTGGCGCGCTGACCTTAATTGTCGACACTTTTCGTTATCTCGTCGCTTCTGCAGGATTTGACACCGCCTTTGTTGACGCCATGCCAACCGCGTTAATGAAACCACTCAGTGGCTCTGGCTCTCGCGCCATGATGATTGAAACCATGAACACTTATGGAGCCGACTCATTTGCCGGGCGTCTTGCTTCAATTATGCAAGGCTCTACAGAAACGACTTTCTATGTGCTGGCCGTTTACTTTGGCTCGGTTGGCATACGCTACACCCGCCATGCGGTAACCTGTGGGCTAATTGCTGACTTTGCTGGTATGTTTGCTGCCATCTGCGTTTGTTACTGGTTTTTTGGCTAA
- a CDS encoding DNA polymerase III subunit, with amino-acid sequence MANIKGMSSTYAWLTQHKQLLVQQLHNKRLPHALLIHGEAGAGKGTLANWLATRLACLNSNSDNLANDLSAHINHQASNKAVIESCGFCKHCKLIASQSFPDLLTIDEGDKAISVDAIRAVTRFLETRPQIATQKVVVIKQVELLTVAAANALLKTLEEPTLGNILVLTTNNTESLLPTILSRCQLVSLRPLLAEQFGQEGALQPYANTTYLPELQQIEQQQAYEAFAAATIGFLTLDTPYQVFEQALLGNDRALIWLERIISTLMRVSHQWQAPHSPQINWQAASKVNRNTLMRIFQVILSANKRSLDYQQSNQEQLVQQLALTIKEIVSEKERVNG; translated from the coding sequence TTGGCTAACATCAAAGGCATGAGCTCAACATATGCTTGGCTAACTCAGCACAAGCAGTTACTCGTTCAGCAATTACACAACAAGCGGTTACCTCATGCACTCTTGATTCATGGCGAAGCGGGGGCGGGTAAAGGGACGTTAGCAAACTGGTTGGCCACGCGCTTAGCATGTCTTAACAGCAATTCGGATAACCTTGCCAATGACCTTAGCGCTCATATTAACCATCAGGCTAGTAATAAAGCAGTCATCGAATCATGTGGCTTCTGTAAACATTGTAAATTAATTGCTAGCCAAAGCTTTCCCGATTTATTAACCATCGACGAAGGTGATAAGGCTATAAGTGTTGACGCTATTCGGGCGGTGACACGATTTTTAGAGACTCGGCCGCAGATTGCCACGCAGAAAGTGGTGGTCATCAAGCAGGTTGAATTACTCACTGTTGCAGCGGCCAATGCTTTGTTAAAAACGCTGGAAGAGCCAACGCTAGGGAATATATTGGTGTTAACAACCAATAATACCGAGAGCTTATTACCAACGATTTTAAGCCGTTGTCAGCTAGTGTCTTTGCGCCCGCTGTTGGCAGAGCAGTTTGGTCAAGAAGGTGCGTTACAACCTTATGCCAATACCACGTATCTGCCAGAGTTACAGCAAATTGAGCAGCAGCAAGCTTATGAAGCATTTGCTGCGGCAACGATCGGGTTTTTAACACTCGACACACCCTATCAAGTGTTCGAGCAAGCATTGTTGGGCAATGATCGAGCGCTTATTTGGCTAGAGCGTATTATTTCAACGTTAATGCGGGTTAGCCACCAGTGGCAAGCGCCTCACAGTCCCCAAATTAACTGGCAAGCTGCCAGCAAGGTGAATAGGAATACGCTGATGCGTATTTTTCAGGTAATATTGTCGGCTAACAAACGGTCTCTTGACTATCAACAAAGCAATCAAGAGCAATTAGTGCAGCAACTTGCTCTGACAATAAAAGAAATTGTTAGCGAAAAAGAGAGGGTAAATGGATAG